The following proteins are encoded in a genomic region of Oncorhynchus kisutch isolate 150728-3 linkage group LG18, Okis_V2, whole genome shotgun sequence:
- the tsku gene encoding tsukushi isoform X2 produces the protein MMAFVLCVSLWMLLAVHGQAGAVKNCHPGCHCEVESFGLFDSFSLTRVDCRGVGPSTNPISIPLDTAHLDLSSNSMSLLTDTMLSGPGYTTLVSLDLSNNLISMVSPKALSRLRYLESLDLSHNSLEGLNEGCFSGLPLAEVDLSHNHFREFDMDMFITKDHGEPISVDLSHNLLTVVSWSSSRSPLLHVQSLTLAANQLRAVPKLKGILLRDLNLDGNSISRIEEGAFEDLKDLVYLSLSGLPELFNIQPNCFRGLQNLQVLDLSNNAKLKTLSPAVFSGLVSLQELNLSNSGVTSLPNNMLSHLPIIKSITLGQNIHCWRAQKQGQFHRQLGQEQKHDEVLTCDVEGVIS, from the coding sequence ATGATGGCGTTTGTCCTGTGTGTTAGCCTGTGGATGCTCCTGGCTGTCCATGGCCAAGCTGGAGCAGTGAAGAACTGCCACCCGGGTTGCCACTGTGAGGTGGAGAGCTTCGGCCTGTTCGACAGCTTCAGCCTGACCAGGGTGGACTGCAGGGGAGTGGGCCCTAGCACCAACCCAATCTCCATCCCCCTGGACACTGCCCACCTGGACCTCTCCTCCAACTCTATGTCCCTGCTGACCGACACCATGCTCTCTGGGCCTGGCTATACCACCTTGGTCAGCCTGGACCTCAGCAACAACCTCATCTCCATGGTCAGCCCTAAGGCCCTGTCCAGGCTGCGCTACCTGGAGTCTCTGGACCTCAGCCACAACTCGTTGGAGGGCCTGAACGAGGGCTGCTTCTCTGGCCTCCCCCTGGCCGAGGTGGACCTCAGCCACAACCACTTCCGAGAGTTTGATATGGACATGTTCATCACTAAAGATCACGGAGAGCCAATCAGCGTGGATCTGTCCCACAACCTGCTGACAGTGGTCTCCTGGAGTTCTTCTAGGAGCCCCTTGCTACATGTCCAGAGCCTGACTCTAGCAGCCAACCAGCTGAGGGCCGTGCCCAAGCTAAAAGGCATCCTGCTGAGGGACCTAAACCTGGATGGGAACAGTATCTCCCGCATTGAGGAGGGTGCTTTTGAGGACCTCAAGGACCTTGTTTACCTGTCCCTCAGTGGGCTTCCTGAGCTCTTTAACATCCAGCCCAACTGTTTCAGAGGCCTACAGAACCTTCAGGTCTTGGACCTCTCCAACAATGCCAAGCTAAAAACACTGAGCCCAGCTGTGTTCAGTGGACTTGTGTCTCTACAGGAGCTCAATCTGTCAAACTCTGGAGTAACGTCATTGCCAAATAACATGCTAAGTCACTTGCCAATCATCAAGAGTATCACCCTGGGCCAGAATATCCATTGTTGGAGGGCTCAAAAGCAGGGCCAGTTTCACAGGCAGCTCGGACAGGAACAGAAACATGACGAGGTGCTAACCTGTGACGTTGAAGGGGTTATCTCATGA
- the LOC109909707 gene encoding collagenase 3 codes for MEITDLLLLVVVAQSFAMPLSSLEETKKWLLAEKYLRRFYNLRAGLQGTKTDRSSDAMQAKIREMQSFFNLQVTGSLDANTQELMSMARCGVPDMGEYNHFPRHLKWQNTIVTFRIVNYTPDLKKADVDRAIRNAFRIWADVTPLTFKKLHEGKADIMILFGTKEHGDFNPFDGPDGLLAHAYPPGRDIGGDTHFDEDEHWSKDSDAYNLFLVATHEFGHALGLSHSTDPGALMYPVYSYSQGYPLSEDDITGIQALYGPNPRHRKVKPKPDAPNKCDPMLSFDAVTELRGETIIFKDRFYWRLHPQFAEPEQTLIKSTWPSLPNKVDAAYEYPEKDMVFIFSGIRMWALNGYNLVEGYPKYIHKLGLPKTVRTVDAAVYIPDTGKTLLFSEEHYWSYNEKTNTMDSGFPRSIEMDFPGMAEEVDAAVYQYGYLHFFHEHTQFEYSYSARKVIQIVRTNSFLNC; via the exons atgGAAATCACAGATTTACTGCTCCTTGTAGTGGTTGCTCAGTCATTTGCTATGCCTCTATCATCACTGGAGGAGACTAAAAAGTGGCTATTAGCCGAG AAATACCTCCGCAGGTTTTACAACCTTCGAGCTGGACTTCAGGGAACAAAGACCGACAGGTCTTCAGACGCCATGCAGGCTAAGATCAGGGAGATGCAGTCCTTCTTCAACCTCCAGGTGACAGGGAGCCTGGACGCTAACACCCAGGAGCTGATGAGCATGGCCAGGTGTGGTGTCCCTGACATGGGGGAATACAACCACTTCCCCCGACACCTCAAATGGCAGAACACCATTGTGACCTTCAG AATAGTGAATTATACTCCTGATCTGAAGAAGGCTGATGTGGACAGAGCTATCCGTAACGCCTTCAGAATCTGGGCTGACGTCACTCCTCTGACCTTCAAGAAACTGCATGAGGGGAAGGCTGACATCATGATTTTATTTGGGACAAAAG AACATGGAGACTTCAACCCCTTTGACGGCCCTGACGGTCTCTTAGCCCATGCTTATCCCCCTGGCAGAGACATTGGAGGAGACACACACTTTGATGAAGATGAACATTGGTCAAAAGACTCAGACG CCTACAACCTTTTCCTGGTGGCCACCCATGAGTTTGGCCATGCCCTTGGCTTGTCCCATTCTACTGATCCTGGGGCTCTGATGTACCCAGTCTACTCCTATAGCCAGGGTTACCCACTGTCTGAAGATGATATCACCGGCATTCAAGCTCTTTATG GCCCGAACCCCAGGCACAGGAAAGTGAAGCCGAagccagatgccccaaacaaatGTGACCCCATGTTGAGTTTTGATGCTGTTACTGAGCTCAGAGGAGAAACAATCATCTTCAAAGACAG GTTTTACTGGCGTCTCCATCCCCAGTTTGCAGAGCCTGAGCAAACCCTGATCAAATCCACCTGGCCTTCCCTCCCCAACAAAGTGGATGCTGCCTATGAGTACCCTGAGAAAGACATGGTCTTCATATTCAGTG GTATTAGAATGTGGGCTCTGAATGGCTATAACCTGGTGGAGGGCTACCCCAAATACATCCATAAACTGGGACTCCCCAAGACCGTGCGGACGGTGGATGCTGCTGTGTACATCCCAGACACCGGCAAGACACTGTTGTTCTCTGAGGAACATTACTGGAG TTATAATGAGAAGACTAACACAATGGACAGCGGCTTCCCAAGATCCATTGAGATGGATTTCCCTGGAATGGCAGAGGAGGTGGATGCTGCTGTATATCAATATG GATATTTGCATTTCTTCCATGAACACACACAGTTTGAATACAGCTACAGTGCAAGGAAGGTCATTCAGATTGTTAGGACAAACTCCTTTCTCAACTGCTGA
- the tsku gene encoding tsukushi isoform X1, producing MVKSMMAFVLCVSLWMLLAVHGQAGAVKNCHPGCHCEVESFGLFDSFSLTRVDCRGVGPSTNPISIPLDTAHLDLSSNSMSLLTDTMLSGPGYTTLVSLDLSNNLISMVSPKALSRLRYLESLDLSHNSLEGLNEGCFSGLPLAEVDLSHNHFREFDMDMFITKDHGEPISVDLSHNLLTVVSWSSSRSPLLHVQSLTLAANQLRAVPKLKGILLRDLNLDGNSISRIEEGAFEDLKDLVYLSLSGLPELFNIQPNCFRGLQNLQVLDLSNNAKLKTLSPAVFSGLVSLQELNLSNSGVTSLPNNMLSHLPIIKSITLGQNIHCWRAQKQGQFHRQLGQEQKHDEVLTCDVEGVIS from the exons ATGGTCAAG AGCATGATGGCGTTTGTCCTGTGTGTTAGCCTGTGGATGCTCCTGGCTGTCCATGGCCAAGCTGGAGCAGTGAAGAACTGCCACCCGGGTTGCCACTGTGAGGTGGAGAGCTTCGGCCTGTTCGACAGCTTCAGCCTGACCAGGGTGGACTGCAGGGGAGTGGGCCCTAGCACCAACCCAATCTCCATCCCCCTGGACACTGCCCACCTGGACCTCTCCTCCAACTCTATGTCCCTGCTGACCGACACCATGCTCTCTGGGCCTGGCTATACCACCTTGGTCAGCCTGGACCTCAGCAACAACCTCATCTCCATGGTCAGCCCTAAGGCCCTGTCCAGGCTGCGCTACCTGGAGTCTCTGGACCTCAGCCACAACTCGTTGGAGGGCCTGAACGAGGGCTGCTTCTCTGGCCTCCCCCTGGCCGAGGTGGACCTCAGCCACAACCACTTCCGAGAGTTTGATATGGACATGTTCATCACTAAAGATCACGGAGAGCCAATCAGCGTGGATCTGTCCCACAACCTGCTGACAGTGGTCTCCTGGAGTTCTTCTAGGAGCCCCTTGCTACATGTCCAGAGCCTGACTCTAGCAGCCAACCAGCTGAGGGCCGTGCCCAAGCTAAAAGGCATCCTGCTGAGGGACCTAAACCTGGATGGGAACAGTATCTCCCGCATTGAGGAGGGTGCTTTTGAGGACCTCAAGGACCTTGTTTACCTGTCCCTCAGTGGGCTTCCTGAGCTCTTTAACATCCAGCCCAACTGTTTCAGAGGCCTACAGAACCTTCAGGTCTTGGACCTCTCCAACAATGCCAAGCTAAAAACACTGAGCCCAGCTGTGTTCAGTGGACTTGTGTCTCTACAGGAGCTCAATCTGTCAAACTCTGGAGTAACGTCATTGCCAAATAACATGCTAAGTCACTTGCCAATCATCAAGAGTATCACCCTGGGCCAGAATATCCATTGTTGGAGGGCTCAAAAGCAGGGCCAGTTTCACAGGCAGCTCGGACAGGAACAGAAACATGACGAGGTGCTAACCTGTGACGTTGAAGGGGTTATCTCATGA